Proteins from a single region of Equus asinus isolate D_3611 breed Donkey chromosome 17, EquAss-T2T_v2, whole genome shotgun sequence:
- the CYB561A3 gene encoding lysosomal membrane ascorbate-dependent ferrireductase CYB561A3 isoform X1, producing MAVGQFYLSCLVLGSLGSMCILLTIYWVQYWRGGFAWDGSVLMFNWHPVLMVAGMVVIYSAASLVYRLPRSWVGPKLPWKLLHAALHLMAFILTVLGLVAVFSFHNHNKITNLYSLHSWLGIATVFLFACQWFLGFAVFLLPWASMWLRSLLKPIHVFFGASILSLAIASVISGLNEKLFFSLKNDTNKYSSLPSEAVFANSLGMLVVVFGLLVLYILLASSWKRPEPGILTDRQPLLHAGE from the exons ATGGCTGTGGGACAGTTTTACCTGTCCTGCCTGGTGCTGGGGTCCCTGGGCTCCATGTGCATCCTCCTCACCATCTATTGGGTGCAGTACTGGCGTGGTGGCTTTGCCTGGGATGGCAGCGTGCTCATGTTCAACTGGCACCCGGTGCTCATGGTTGCTGGCATGGTGGTGATCTATAGTGCTG CGTCGCTGGTGTACCGCTTGCCCCGGTCATGGGTGGGGCCCAAGCTGCCCTGGAAACTCCTCCACGCGGCCCTGCACCTGATGGCCTTCATCCTGACCGTGCTGGGACTGGTTGCCGTCTTTTCCTTCCACAACCATAACAAAATCACCAACCTCTACTCCCTGCACAGCTGGCTGGGCATCGCCACCGTCTTCCTCTTTGCCTGCCAG TGGTTCCTGGGCTTTGCCGTCTTCCTGCTGCCCTGGGCGTCCATGTGGCTGCGCAGCCTCCTCAAACCCATCCACGTCTTCTTTGGagcctccatcctctctctgGCCATTGCGTCTGTTATTTCTGGCCTTAACGAGAAGCTTTTCTTCAGTTT GAAAAATGACACCAACAAGTACTCTAGCCTGCCCAGTGAGGCCGTCTTTGCCAATAGCTTGGGGATGCTGGTCGTGGTCTTCGGGCTGCTGGTGCTCTATATCCTTCTGGCTTCCTCTTGGAAGCGCCCAGAGCCAGGGATCCTGACCGACAGACAG CCCCTGTTGCATGCTGGGGAGTGA
- the CYB561A3 gene encoding lysosomal membrane ascorbate-dependent ferrireductase CYB561A3 isoform X2: MAVGQFYLSCLVLGSLGSMCILLTIYWVQYWRGGFAWDGSVLMFNWHPVLMVAGMVVIYSAASLVYRLPRSWVGPKLPWKLLHAALHLMAFILTVLGLVAVFSFHNHNKITNLYSLHSWLGIATVFLFACQWFLGFAVFLLPWASMWLRSLLKPIHVFFGASILSLAIASVISGLNEKLFFSLKNDTNKYSSLPSEAVFANSLGMLVVVFGLLVLYILLASSWKRPEPGILTDRQLLLQLRPGSWSFPMTYKPVTVRQPCEPW; encoded by the exons ATGGCTGTGGGACAGTTTTACCTGTCCTGCCTGGTGCTGGGGTCCCTGGGCTCCATGTGCATCCTCCTCACCATCTATTGGGTGCAGTACTGGCGTGGTGGCTTTGCCTGGGATGGCAGCGTGCTCATGTTCAACTGGCACCCGGTGCTCATGGTTGCTGGCATGGTGGTGATCTATAGTGCTG CGTCGCTGGTGTACCGCTTGCCCCGGTCATGGGTGGGGCCCAAGCTGCCCTGGAAACTCCTCCACGCGGCCCTGCACCTGATGGCCTTCATCCTGACCGTGCTGGGACTGGTTGCCGTCTTTTCCTTCCACAACCATAACAAAATCACCAACCTCTACTCCCTGCACAGCTGGCTGGGCATCGCCACCGTCTTCCTCTTTGCCTGCCAG TGGTTCCTGGGCTTTGCCGTCTTCCTGCTGCCCTGGGCGTCCATGTGGCTGCGCAGCCTCCTCAAACCCATCCACGTCTTCTTTGGagcctccatcctctctctgGCCATTGCGTCTGTTATTTCTGGCCTTAACGAGAAGCTTTTCTTCAGTTT GAAAAATGACACCAACAAGTACTCTAGCCTGCCCAGTGAGGCCGTCTTTGCCAATAGCTTGGGGATGCTGGTCGTGGTCTTCGGGCTGCTGGTGCTCTATATCCTTCTGGCTTCCTCTTGGAAGCGCCCAGAGCCAGGGATCCTGACCGACAGACAG CTGCTGCTACAGCTGAGGCCTGGATCCTGGTCTTTCCCTATGACTTACAAGCCTGTCACTGTCAGGCAGCCCTGCGAGCCCTGGTAA
- the DDB1 gene encoding DNA damage-binding protein 1 — protein sequence MSYNYVVTAQKPTAVNGCVTGHFTSAEDLNLLIAKNTRLEIYVVTAEGLRPVKEVGMYGKIAVMELFRPKGESKDLLFILTAKYNACILEYKQSGESIDIITRAHGNVQDRIGRPSETGIIGIIDPECRMIGLRLYDGLFKVIPLDRDNKELKAFNIRLEELHVIDVKFLYGCQAPTICFVYQDPQGRHVKTYEVSLREKEFNKGPWKQENVEAEASMVIAVPEPFGGAIIIGQESITYHNGDKYLAIAPPIIKQSTIVCHNRVDPNGSRYLLGDMEGRLFMLLLEKEEQMDGTVTLKDLRVELLGETSIAECLTYLDNGVVFVGSRLGDSQLVKLNVDSNEQGSYVVAMETFTNLGPIVDMCVVDLERQGQGQLVTCSGAFKEGSLRIIRNGIGIHEHASIDLPGIKGLWPLRSDPNRETDDTLVLSFVGQTRVLMLNGEEVEETELMGFVDDQQTFFCGNVAHQQLIQITSASVRLVSQEPKALVSEWKEPQGKNISVASCNSSQVVVAVGRALYYLQIHAQELRQISHTEMEHEVACLDITPLGDSNGLSPLCAIGLWTDISARILKLPSFELLHKEMLGGEIIPRSILMTTFESSHYLLCALGDGALFYFGLNIETGLLSDRKKVTLGTQPTVLRTFRSLSTTNVFACSDRPTVIYSSNHKLVFSNVNLKEVNYMCPLNSDGYPDSLALANNSTLTIGTIDEIQKLHIRTVPLYESPRKICYQEVSQCFGVLSSRIEVQDTSGGTTALRPSASTQALSSSVSSSKLFSSSTATHETSFGEEVEVHNLLIIDQHTFEVLHAHQFLQNEYALSLVSCKLGKDPNTYFIVGTAMVYPEEAEPKQGRIVVFQYSDGKLQTVAEKEVKGAVYSMVEFNGKLLASINSTVRLYEWTTEKELRTECNHYNNIMALYLKTKGDFILVGDLMRSVLLLAYKPMEGNFEEIARDFNPNWMSAVEILDDDNFLGAENAFNLFVCQKDSAATTDEERQHLQEVGLFHLGEFVNVFCHGSLVMQNLGETSTPTQGSVLFGTVNGMIGLVTSLSESWYNLLLDMQNRLNKVIKSVGKIEHSFWRSFHTERKTEPATGFIDGDLIESFLDISRPKMQEVVANLQYDDGSGMKREATADDLIKVVEELTRIH from the exons ATGTCGTACAACTACGTGGTAACGGCACAGAAGCCCACTGCCGTGAACGGCTGCGTGACCG GACACTTTACTTCAGCTGAAGACCTGAACCTGTTGATTGCCAAAAACACGAGGTTAGAGATCTATGTGGTCACAGCCGAGGGGCTTCGGCCCGTCAAAGAGGTGGGCATGTATGGGAAGATTGCTGTCATGGAGCTTTTCCGGCCCAAG GGGGAGAGCAAAGACCTCCTGTTTATCCTGACAGCTAAGTACAATGCCTGCATCCTGGAGTATAAGCAGAGTGGTGAGAGCATTGACATCATAACGCGAGCCCATGGCAATGTCCAG GACCGTATCGGCCGCCCTTCAGAGACTGGCATTATTGGTATCATTGACCCTGAGTGCCGGATGATTGGCCTGCGACTCTATGATGGCCTTTTCAAGGTTATTCCCCTAGACCGGGACAATAAAGAGCTCAAGGCCTTTAACATCCGCCTGGAGGAGTTGCATGTCATCGACGTCAAGTTTCTATATGGTTGCCAAGCACCTACCATCTGCTTTGTCTACCAG GACCCTCAGGGGCGGCACGTAAAAACCTACGAGGTGTCTCTCCGAGAGAAGGAATTCAATAAGGGCCCTTGGAAACAGGAAAACGTAGAAGCTGAAGCTTCCATGGTGATCGCAG TCCCAGAGCCCTTTGGAGGCGCCATCATCATTGGACAGGAGTCAATCACCTACCACAACGGTGACAAATACCTGGCGATTGCCCCTCCTATCATCAAG CAAAGCACGATTGTGTGTCACAATCGCGTGGACCCCAATGGTTCCCGCTATCTCCTGGGAGACATGGAAGGACGGCTCTTCATGCTGCTtttggagaaggaggaacagatGGATGGCACCGTCACCCTCAAGGACCTGCGTGTGGAACTCCTTGGAGAG ACCTCTATTGCTGAGTGCTTGACGTACCTCGATAATGGTGTTGTGTTTGTCGGGTCTCGCCTTGGTGACTCCCAGCTTGTGAAG CTCAATGTTGACAGCAATGAACAAGGCTCCTATGTAGTGGCCATGGAAACCTTTACCAATTTAGGACCCATTGTGGACATGTGTGTGGTGGACCTGGAGAGGCAAGGGCAGGGACAG CTGGTCACTTGCTCTGGGGCTTTCAAGGAAGGTTCTTTGCGCATCATCCGGAATGGAATTGGAATCCACGAGCATGCCAGCATTGACTTACCAGGCATCAAAG GCCTGTGGCCACTGCGGTCTGATCCTAACCGGGAGACTGATGACACTTTGGTGCTCTCTTTTGTGGGCCAGACAAG AGTCCTCATGTTAAACGGAGAGGAGGTGGAAGAAACCGAACTGATGGGTTTCGTGGATGATCAGCAGACTTTCTTCTGTGGCAACGTGGCTCATCAGCAGCTTATCCAG ATCACTTCAGCATCTGTGAGGTTGGTCTCTCAAGAACCCAAAGCTCTGGTCAGTGAATGGAAGGAGCCTCAGGGCAAGAACATCAGTGTGGCCTCCTGCAACAGCAGCCAGGTAGTGGTGGCCGTGGGAAGGGCCCTCTACTACCTGCAGATCCATGCTCAGGAGCTGCGACAGATCAG CCACACAGAGATGGAACACGAAGTGGCCTGCTTGGACATCACCCCATTAGGAGACAGCAATGGGCTGTCCCCTCTCTGTGCCATTGGCCTCTGGACAGACATCTCGGCCCGCATCTTGAAGCTGCCCTCTTTTGAACTACTGCACAAAGAGATGCTGGGTGGAG AGATCATTCCTCGTTCCATCCTGATGACCACCTTTGAGAGCAGTCACTACCTCCTTTGTGCCTTGGGAGATGGGGCACTTTTCTACTTTGGGCTCAACATTGAGACAG GCCTGTTGAGCGACCGTAAGAAGGTGACTCTGGGCACCCAGCCCACGGTATTGAGGACTTTCCGTTCTCTTTCTACCACCAACGTCTTTGCTTGCTCTGACCGCCCCACTGTCATCTACAGCAGCAACCACAAATTGGTCTTCTCCAATGTCAACCTCAAGGAAGTGAACTACATGTGTCCCCTCAACTCAGATGGCTATCCTGACAG CCTGGCACTGGCCAACAACAGCACCCTCACCATTGGCACCATCGATGAGATCCAGAAGCTGCACATTCGCACAGTTCCCCTCTACGAGTCTCCCAG GAAGATCTGCTATCAGGAAGTGTCTCAGTGCTTTGGGGTCCTCTCCAGCCGTATTGAAGTCCAGGACACAAGTGGGGGCACAACTGCTCTGAGGCCCAGTGCCAGCACCCAG GCCCTGTCTAGCAGCGTCAGCTCCAGTAAGCTGTTCTCCAGCAGCACAGCCACTCACGAGACCTCCTTTGGAGAAGAGGTGGAGGTGCATAACCTCCTGATCATTGACCAGCACACCTTCGAAG TGCTTCATGCCCACCAGTTTCTGCAGAACGAGTATGCCCTCAGCCTGGTCTCCTGCAAGTTGGGCAAGGACCCCAACACGTACTTCATTGTGGGCACAGCCATGGTGTATCCCGAGGAGGCGGAGCCCAAGCAGGGTCGGATTGTGGTCTTTCAGTATTCGGATG GAAAACTACAGACTGTGGCTGAAAAGGAAGTGAAAGGGGCTGTGTACTCTATGGTGGAATTTAACGGGAAGCTGTTAGCCAGCATCAATAGCACG GTGCGGCTTTACGAGTGGACGACAGAGAAGGAGCTGCGCACGGAGTGCAATCACTACAACAACATCATGGCCCTCTACCTGAAGACCAAGGGCGACTTCATCCTGGTGGGCGACCTGATGCGCTCCGTGCTGCTGCTCGCCTACAAGCCCATGGAGGGAAACTTCGAAGAG ATTGCTCGAGACTTTAACCCCAACTGGATGAGTGCTGTGGAAATCTTGGACGATGACAATTTCCTGGGGGCTGAAAATGCCTTTAACTTGTTTGTGTGTCAGAAGGATAG CGCTGCCACCACTGATGAGGAGCGGCAACACCTTCAGGAGGTCGGGCTCTTCCACCTGGGCGAGTTTGTCAATGTCTTTTGCCACGGCTCTCTGGTTATGCAGAATCTGGGTGAAACTTCCACCCCCACACAGGGCTCGGTCCTCTTCGGCACCGTCAATGGCATGATTG GGCTGGTGACCTCACTGTCAGAGAGCTGGTACAACCTCCTGTTGGACATGCAGAATCGACTCAATAAAGTCATCAAAAGTGTGGGCAAGATCGAGCACTCCTT CTGGAGATCCTTTCATACAGAGCGAAAGACAGAACCAGCCACAGGCTTCATCGATGGAGACTTGATTGAGAGTTTCCTGGATATCAGCCGGCCCAAGATGCAGGAGGTTGTGGCAAACCTACAG TATGATGATGGCAGTGGAATGAAGCGAGAGGCCACCGCAGACGACCTGATCAAGGTTGTGGAGGAGCTAACTCGGATCCATTAG
- the TKFC gene encoding triokinase/FMN cyclase, producing MTSKKLLNSVAGCADDALAGLVACDPNLQLLQGHRVALRSDLDSLKGRVALLSGGGSGHEPAHAGFIGKGMLTGVIAGAVFTSPAVGSILAAIRAVAQAGTVGTLLIVKNYTGDRLNFGLAREQAQAEGIPVEMVVIGDDSAFTVLKKAGRRGLCGTVLIHKVAGALAEAGVGLEEITKRVSAVAKAMGTLGVSLSSCSVPGSRPTFELSADELELGLGIHGEAGVRRIKMAAADEIVALMLDHMTNPSNASHVPVQSGSSVVLMVNNLGGLSFLEVGIIADAAVRSLEGRGVKIARALVGIFMSALEMPGISLTLLLVDEPLLKLIDAETSASAWPNVAKVPVTGRKRSRAAPTEPLEAPESTAAGGLASKQMALVLERVCAALLGLEEHLNALDRAAGDGDCGTTHSRVARAIQGWLKEGPPPASPAQLLSKLSLLLLEKMGGSSGALYGLFLTAAAQPLKAKTDLPAWSAAMDAGLEAMQKYGKAAPGDRTMLDSLWAAGQELQAWKSPGADLFQILTKAVKSAEAAAEATKDMEAGAGRASYISSARLDQPDPGAVAAAAILRAILEVLQSQGV from the exons ATG ACCTCCAAGAAGCTGCTGAACTCCGTGGCAGGCTGTGCCGATGATGCCcttgctggcctggtggcctgtGACCCCAACCTGCAGCTCCTGCAGGGCCACCGCGTGGCCCTCCGTTCTGACCTGGACAGCCTCAAGGGCCGGGTGGCATTGCTGTCAGGTGGGGGCTCCGGCCATGAGCCTGCCCACGCTG GTTTCATAGGAAAGGGGATGCTGACAGGGGTCATCGCGGGAGCAGTGTTCACCTCCCCGGCAGTGGGCAGCATCTTGGCGGCCATCAGGGCAGTGGCCCAGGCGGGCACAG TGGGGACCCTCCTCATCGTGAAGAACTACACGGGGGATCGGCTCAACTTCGGCCTGGCCCGGGAGCAGGCCCAGGCTGAGGGCATCCCTGTGGAGATGGTGGTCATCGGGGATGACAGCGCCTTCACCGTCCTGAAGAAGGCAGGCAGGCGGGGGCTCTGCGGCACAGTGCTCATACACAAG GTGGCGGGTGCCCTGGCTGAGGCaggtgtggggctggaggagaTCACAAAGCGGGTGAGCGCAGTCGCCAAGGCCATGG GAACCCTGGGAGTGAGCTTGTCCTCCTGCAGCGTGCCTGGCTCCAGACCCACCTTTGAGCTCTCAGCCGATGAGCTGGAGCTGGGCTTGG GGATCCACGGAGAAGCTGGCGTGCGCCGGATAAAG ATGGCAGCCGCCGACGAGATTGTGGCGCTCATGCTCGACCACATGACGAACCCCTCCAACGCGTCCCACGTGCCTGTGCAGTCTG GCTCCTCAGTGGTGCTGATGGTCAACAACCTGGGTGGCCTGTCATTCCTGGAAGTGGGCATCATAGCTGATGCTGCTGTCCGCTCTCTGG AGGGCCGCGGGGTGAAGATTGCCCGTGCCCTGGTGGGCATCTTCATGTCAGCCCTGGAGATGCCTGGCATTTCTCTCACCCTTCTGCTGGTGGATGAGCCCCTTCTGAAGCTGATAG ATGCTGAAACCTCCGCATCAGCCTGGCCTAACGTGGCCAAGGTCCCCGTGACTGGGCGGAAGCGGAGCCGGGCAGCCCCCACGGAGCCCCTGGAGGCCCCTGAGTCCACTGCTGCAGGAG GCTTAGCCTCAAAGCAGATGGCGCTTGTGCTGGAGCGGGTGTGCGCCGCCCTCCTGGGCCTGGAGGAACATCTGAATGCCCTGGATCGTGCTGCCGGCGACGGGGACTGTGGCACCACCCACAGCCGCGTGGCCAGAG CGATCCAGGGGTGGCTGAAGGAGGGTCCACCCcctgccagccctgcccagctgcTCTCCAAATTGTCCCTCCTGCTACTGGAGAAGATGGGGGGCTCATCTGGGGCG CTCTATGGCCTCTTCCTGACTGCGGCAGCCCAGCCACTCAAGGCCAAGACTGACCTTCCAGCCTGGTCTGCTGCCATGGATGCCGGCCTGGAGGCCATGCAGAA GTACGGAAAGGCTGCCCCAGGGGACAGGACCATG CTGGATTCGCTGTGGGCAGCAGGACAGGAGCTCCAAGCCTGGAAGAGCCCAGGGGCTGATCTGTTCCAAATCCTGACCAAAGCGGTCAAG AGTGCAGAAGCTGCAGCCGAGGCCACCAAGGATATGGAAGCTGGAGCCGGAAGAGCCAGTTACATCAGCTCTGCGCGGCTGGATCAGCCAGACCCCGGGGCAGTGGCAGCCGCGGCCATTCTCCGTGCCATCCTGGAGGTCCTGCAGAGCCAGGGTGTGTGA